The Nitrospira sp. KM1 genome includes a window with the following:
- the mutM gene encoding bifunctional DNA-formamidopyrimidine glycosylase/DNA-(apurinic or apyrimidinic site) lyase produces MPELPEAEIVARQIRNRLVGAVLTDAWIGREDIVREGLPLLSWFQGASLRTVDRYGKSVAMGFHKEGTVRFIVAELGMTGLLLFRSAQARHPQHVHVRVSFIGGDEPELCYWNPRRFGRISLFDRAGLNRYIARRFGLDPLSASREDFLGIVRQRRGRLKALLMHQQSVAGIGNIYANEILFRAGLHPDVRASRLSMHTVEHLYDLTQAVLQDAIRCGGSSVRDFFAPDGTEGQYKQRHLVYGKEGLSCPNKCGGTIRRLHGERSSFICPSCQTKRLRNRSAARIEKTIPQFL; encoded by the coding sequence ATGCCTGAATTGCCGGAGGCAGAGATTGTCGCCCGACAAATCCGGAACCGTCTGGTAGGTGCGGTGCTGACTGATGCATGGATTGGACGGGAGGATATCGTCCGCGAAGGACTTCCCCTCCTGTCCTGGTTCCAAGGCGCGTCGCTGCGCACCGTCGACCGCTATGGGAAAAGCGTCGCCATGGGGTTTCATAAGGAGGGCACGGTTCGCTTTATTGTCGCAGAGCTTGGAATGACCGGTCTCCTGCTTTTCCGTTCAGCCCAGGCACGCCATCCGCAGCACGTGCATGTGCGGGTATCTTTCATCGGAGGAGATGAGCCGGAGTTGTGTTATTGGAACCCGCGACGATTCGGCCGGATCTCGTTGTTCGATAGAGCAGGGCTCAATCGATACATTGCCCGTCGGTTTGGTCTGGACCCCCTGTCCGCCAGCAGGGAAGATTTTCTCGGTATTGTCAGGCAGCGCAGAGGTCGACTGAAGGCGCTCCTCATGCACCAGCAATCCGTTGCAGGGATTGGGAATATCTATGCCAACGAGATCCTATTTCGAGCGGGTCTTCATCCAGATGTCCGAGCCTCTCGTCTTTCGATGCACACGGTCGAGCATCTCTATGACCTGACCCAAGCGGTGCTTCAAGATGCCATCAGGTGCGGCGGCTCCAGCGTCCGAGACTTTTTTGCTCCGGACGGGACGGAAGGACAATATAAACAACGGCATCTCGTGTATGGGAAAGAGGGGCTTTCCTGTCCAAACAAATGTGGAGGAACAATTCGTCGCCTGCATGGAGAGCGCAGCTCCTTTATTTGTCCTTCGTGCCAGACAAAACGCCTAAGAAATCGTTCAGCAGCCCGGATCGAAAAGACAATTCCACAATTCCTTTAG
- a CDS encoding dual specificity protein phosphatase produces MHAITERLWVGNVYEAERPPAKVAALLFVAEEFSADPPSGLAYQYIPFKEYGPPDVSLLDRAVTWLEQQSADNVVMVCCRAGMGRSVSVVMAYLCCTERLTYDDVLQLAISRRPGALPLPDLRSAIEKVQTIRQTRMRTVLP; encoded by the coding sequence ATGCATGCGATTACTGAACGGTTATGGGTCGGCAATGTGTACGAGGCCGAGCGGCCGCCGGCAAAAGTGGCCGCCCTGCTCTTCGTTGCGGAGGAATTTTCAGCGGACCCTCCGTCCGGGTTGGCCTATCAATATATCCCTTTCAAGGAATATGGGCCTCCAGATGTGTCGTTGCTCGATCGTGCCGTGACATGGCTCGAACAGCAAAGTGCTGACAATGTCGTGATGGTCTGTTGTCGAGCGGGAATGGGCAGATCCGTATCCGTGGTGATGGCCTATTTGTGCTGCACGGAACGTCTGACCTATGATGACGTGCTACAACTGGCCATCAGCCGTCGGCCCGGAGCGCTTCCGCTTCCCGACCTCCGATCTGCGATCGAGAAAGTTCAAACCATCCGGCAGACCCGTATGCGCACTGTGTTGCCGTGA